DNA sequence from the Synechococcus sp. MU1617 genome:
GCCTGAACATGGGCATGCTCACGCTGTTCCTTTGGCAGGCCGTCAGCGGTATGGAGATCGTCAACAAGATCTGGACCAACCGCTGAAGAACCTTCAGAAGGCTGCCCGCTGACGGGGTGGGCAGCTCAGGCCATGGGCGGCATGGAAATCTTCCTGGACCTTCCAGGTGAGCCGTCGCGAAATCTGGCGGACAATCTGCTTGAGCAGATGATCACCACTGCTCTGGACCAACTGATCCGGGAGCATGGTGATCACCTTGGGCAAACGGATCCAGACCTTGAGATCCAGGTCCCATTGCACGGAGGTGTTCTCCTGTTCGGGGATGAGATGCATTCCCGCGCGGAAGTCGACGTCGTAGTGATGGCGCAGGGCGAGGGACTGTGGAACGGTCCGCATGGTTTCGATCCGGTAAATCCCTTCCTGTTGCGGCAGCAGTCGTAGAGCGATCGTGGGCTCCACTTCGAAGCCGAAGTTGCCGAACCGCCCCAGGGTCAGGCTGTAGGACTGCCGATCGATGGCCTCGACCTGCATCGGGCTGGCGCAACGTTCAAACCAGCTCTGATGGTTATC
Encoded proteins:
- a CDS encoding DUF1997 domain-containing protein; its protein translation is MTVLSPTETDNQLHGADPQVRCYSSHFEDSMQMLAPQAVVARYLDNHQSWFERCASPMQVEAIDRQSYSLTLGRFGNFGFEVEPTIALRLLPQQEGIYRIETMRTVPQSLALRHHYDVDFRAGMHLIPEQENTSVQWDLDLKVWIRLPKVITMLPDQLVQSSGDHLLKQIVRQISRRLTWKVQEDFHAAHGLSCPPRQRAAF